GTTAGCAAATTGATGATGAAACAGCGTTCTGGTAGGGTTATTAACATTGCCTCCGTGGCAGGGCAAATGGGCAATCCCGGTCAAGCCAACTATGGGGCAGCCAAAGCCGGTGTCATTGGATTTACCAAAACTGTTGCCAAGGAATTTGCTTCTAGAGGCGTAACTGCCAATGCAGTTGCCCCTGGATTTATTGCTACCGAAATGACCTCCGAACTGGATGCCGATGAAATTTTAAAATATATCCCTCTCAATCGCTTTGGGAAACCAGAAGAAGTGGCTGGCGTGGTGAAATTCCTAGCGGCGGATCCGGCGGCAGCTTATATTACTGGTCAGGTGATGAATGTTGACGGTGGCATGGTGATGGCTTAATTCGGGATAGCATATTGGATTGCTTGCCCGATAAGATGGAAGAACAAAAGTACATAAAAACCGACGGGTATTTTTCCATGCCGGTAGCCACCAGTGTAAGGAGGTTGGCTTATGAAAAAAGCTGTCATTATCGTAGCGCAAGGTTTTGAAGATACGGAATTTGCCTATCCATTTTATCGGTTGCAAGAAGCTGGCTTTGAGGTGGATGTTGCCACCAAAGGCAAAGTGGATGTGAAAGGCAAACATGGCGTCGCTGCCAACGCTACGGTAGATGCAGAAAATATCCAAGCCCAAGAATACGATTTAGCGGTTGTTCCTGGTGGCAGGGAATCTCCCGATCGGGTACGACAAATTGCCAACGTTCAGCAATTCCTGAAAGATTGCGATCGCGAAGGTAAAATTATCGCCAGTATTTGCCACGGACCTTGGGTGTTGATTTCTGCTGGCATTGTCTCTGGCAGGCAAGTTACCAGCTATCCTGGCTGTAAAGACGATTTGGTCAATGCTGGCGGTCACTTCCAAGATGCCTCTGTGGTGGTGGATGGCAATTTAATTACGGCTGTCCACTATCGCGATAATGCGGAATGGATGAAAGCCACCTTAGCACAGTACGAAAACTACAATCAACCTGCGGTGGCTGGCATTGCCTAAATTTTGTTTGTGGGGGCGATTCGCGATCGCTCCCACGTTCGTTCTTCAAGGTTAGAAAAGAATACCAAATTCGCCATATCAAAATCACATTTGAAATCGTAGGGTGGGCATTGCCCACCCTACAAAAACGGCGCCAATTATTTCTTGCCAATCTTTTTGCTTATATTATATAGAGGAAGAAAAGAATATCAAATTCGCCATATCAAAATCACATTTGGGCAATGCCCACCCTACAAAAACGACGCCAATTATTTCTTGCCAATTTTTTTGCTTATATTATATAGAGGAAGTTCGGCAAATTATCGCACAATATGACAACGATTAAGACCATTTCGGTAACTGAATTTCTGGGGCAAACAAACTTTGCAGGCGTTGTAAATTCGCCCCAACTTGATAAAGCAAATCGCCTTTCCCCAACAAATAAGCTGCCGACGCTTCTTGCGTTCCTAAAATAATTTTGGAATCGGCATCGCTAGCCGTTCTCAAGGCAATCCGACCTGGTAAGTTAGAACGAATAATAGGGGTAACCACTCTGGCTTCCGGTCGTTGCGTCGCTACAATTAGATGGATGCCAGCCGCCCTTGCCATAGCCCCCAGTCGTTTGATATATAGTTCTAGGGCATCGCGCGTGTCTTTCTCTGCCATGAAATCGGCATATTCGTCAAAGATACAGACGATGGGTGGTT
This window of the Geitlerinema sp. PCC 9228 genome carries:
- a CDS encoding type 1 glutamine amidotransferase domain-containing protein; its protein translation is MKKAVIIVAQGFEDTEFAYPFYRLQEAGFEVDVATKGKVDVKGKHGVAANATVDAENIQAQEYDLAVVPGGRESPDRVRQIANVQQFLKDCDREGKIIASICHGPWVLISAGIVSGRQVTSYPGCKDDLVNAGGHFQDASVVVDGNLITAVHYRDNAEWMKATLAQYENYNQPAVAGIA